From the Nerophis lumbriciformis linkage group LG05, RoL_Nlum_v2.1, whole genome shotgun sequence genome, the window ACTTTTTGTAAGCACAGTactgtattgtatttgtatgcctgcattttttttcttaattaaaatgtttaatacaaatttaaaaatgtacacaATAATTGTCAGCAACATGTTGTAGGATATAGAACTTCTAAACTAGGGAAATTCAACTAACTTGATTTGGGGGACACATTTCTAGAAAGCTAAGAACCAGGTGGCCAGACTTTCCCCTTCACTATGGTTCTTATTTTGTATACTGCGGACCACCAACGTCCtccacagtagacatttgattttgtcaACATTACAAGAGCGCTGTTGTTTTGAAGGACCTTCTGCTAAAAAGCTAGTCAAATATAATTTCCATTACAGCACTCTGTTTTTAtcatttgctgcaaaaatatgagtctctcacaagtgATGACCTAAATTGGAACTTTCAGGAACACTACTAGTAACTACAGATGTTGGACAAATGACTACTGCCTGCATATGAAGTAAACGAGTTACAGCAACACCCTAGTtacataaatccatccatccatttgctaccgcttgtccctttcagggtcgcgggggatgctcacattatgtaaagaaataaaactgtcaAAAAAACCCCGAAAAAagaggtgccttgaggaacacctcagtaaAATCACAAGTTCAGATCCCAGTGTTCTTTTGGCAAGGTTAAAATATCAATGTGATGGGCCAATGGGTTTACAGTTGTCTAAAATCCTCTTACAACAGGAGCACTGTATTTTCTACGTTTTGAAGTAAACTCAGGGGCGGATGTGGACCCCCAGTTGAATGGCCCTGATCTAAGCCATATAATATGCCACACACGTTTGCAAGtagcatgttttttttccccaaaatcgcAGCTGCTCCacataaaaacaaacacaaaactactTTATTCCATTTGAGACAGAGACTCACCTTTGGATGAAGTGCATCTCTTACCTCCCATAAATAAgtaaaaatggggggggggggggggggtcaataAGCTTGAATGCATTGTTGTGCCCCATTAGAGGCTTACAAACAGGCTTATAATATAACACAACTATTTTTCCCCCCTTTAATCATCAGAGATACATTCAAACCATCATAATCATTAAGTGTAAAGAAGAATATACAAACAAAATTCCATATTATAGTTTATTGAGAATATATTCAATATTTGTCACATGAATACATAATTTGGTCAAATTTTACATTTCCATTTATTATAAGAAGaacatttaagaaaaatattgatgaggcttaaaatttaaaattatttGGATAACAAGTCTTATCAAgaaggttcaaataaaaataaaaaaatacatttttaaattccaTTTTCAAGATTGTTAATGACTAAGCTAATGAACACTACATTCACTCACACCATGCAATAATGCAATAAAAAAGACACAAATGTTAGCTATGGTGTTACATTTTTGTATGTTATAGTCTTAAAAAAATGACTAATGGTGATTCACAGAAAAACGAATTATGAGCAAACTGTCCTCTTGGTGAACTTTTATGCTTTGCTACCACTCACCACCTCTGAGCTTTCTGCTGAAAAAGGGTTGATGGAATTGGTTTCCATAGCTTGGTAAACAAAGAACAGGAAAGCAGCTCCTATCACCAACAGGAGCATCTTTTTCCACAGCGCCATGCCTGGGCGTGCTACTTTGGTTGGAGCAGCAGGGGGCATGGCAGACAGGAGCTTGGTGGTGCTGGGCAAGAGGTTGGGGGAGAAGGTTGGCACACTGCTGACTCTGTTGATAATACGGTTCTCTGTGTAGGAGGAAGAGGTGGAGTTGCTGAGTATTTGAGCCGTTTTGGAAGAAAAGTAGGAGTTTTCATCATTCAAGAGATCACGGGAGGTCACGGGGCGTCCGGCAGCTCCCCGGATAGGTCGTCTGCAAGTGGCCCTACAAGAAGACAAAGACTTCTGGTTTCTGGCTCTGAAAGTCCAACATAAATCATGAATCTGCAGTCTCAAAAGACTAATGCAGTACTTACGTAAATCCTAGTGAACTGTTGATGTCATTGGGGAACAGCTCTTTCAGAACATCCTTCTCGTCCACCTTAGGGGTTTGGTCACTGGCTGCTATCTTCTCCACCTATGTCACGTGCAAAAAAGGTGGACATCATGAATATGAGTGGAATATTCCACATTTTCACAAATCAAGTGCTTAGCCAGATAACAGATTCAACTCCCAAACGAATAGGACACCTCACCATGtgacatgtacaaaaaaaaagttagtccAACCCCCATGTTCAACATACTAGGTCCGGCTGTGACTGCACAGACCTGTCTCACTAACATCTCATTGGACAGTGGCAATGCACAACTGCGCTTCTCTAGGCTGCGTGTCGACATGAGGTTTGTGATTTCCTGTGGTCTCCTTATATAAGTCAGGTCATCTGGAGGATCACACGCCACCTACTCACAAAGAAGTGTGTGTGGGTGACCTTTATCTACCCAACTGTACAGctgtcacaactaaaaaaaaacttaacagctGTACACACACAAGCACAATTTATGTATTGCCCACTACCAAccatatggtgtgtgtgtgagagctaAACCTGTTCGTGCTTCACCACCCAACACCACCATTCTGTTTGACATGTTCAGAAGTAATACACTGTACAGTGGAACCTATTGATGTCGACAACCCTCGGACTGGTTGATTCACGTTGACATAAGCGGCTGTCGATATAACTGAAAATAGCCATGGATTacacatttacttgtgactttgtcCAGTGACatgaatttatatttttgttttgattattttgtattatatatcaTCTTATAATCTCATCTCACGAAACagctttgtctccagcaggttagactactgcaAAGGCCTTCTCACGGtctaaagcagctgcagtacatccaaaaTACGGTACTGCTACTCGAGTCCTGACGAGAACCAGAAAATATGCCCacattagtccagtgcttaggtcactgcactggcttcctgttgctcagagtcGACTTTAAAACAGCTTTGCTtttgtacaagtcttttcatggtcttgtgccaaatcACATCTCTGACATGTGAGAGCCATAGGAACCATGAAtctgctggtgcccagagtcagggAAAACATGGCGAGGCTGTGTtccagttttatgctcctaaaaccTGGGAAATTATTCTTAAAGATGTGAGACAAGCTTCAATGTTCAAATTCAgcccgaaaacattttttttaaattgtctatctgtgttggccctgcgatgaggtggcgatttgtccaaggtgtaccctgccttttgcctgagtgcagctgggataggatcCAAGtagtcgaaaatggatggatgtgcatGACAACTAAAAGTATTTTAtctatacttttatttatttattttaattataagagtttttatgatgattttattttatgtttttcatTTGAATGATTACTTTaataattattttctttttagTTTTGCCTTCTATacattttctgtccagcactttgaattgcctttgtttacgaattgtgctctataaataaacgtgCCATGCCTGCAGTAATTTGGTTTTATGTCTTGAAAGTCTTTGTAAAATTAGCAAATTACATTTAAAAGTGGAGGACTTTAGGATTTTCAATGAGAAACTGATCAGCACAGTTACCAGCTCagtgttaaattaaaaaatatattttattcataaacaattaacatttattacaatgtgaacacacaaaaaaatactgaatattggTAACGTTGAGTAGTGGTATCGATTACTGTGTAAGCAGTATTGTTACCGTATCTGTTCAAATGTGAAAAGTTACCCATCCCTATAGAGCAGTTATGTTGTTGTATTTCACTCTGTTTAGTCATAAAGATGAAGTTAATTCTACATGATCATGTaaacataacatttttttaaagaaattaccCCTTGGTTGGTAAATTGGATGTCAACAAAAGTGATCAACCATGTATGTCGACATGGATTTATGTTTATGTAATAAGACAAACATTGCGGACAACGACTTGATGAGTTGGTCGCCTTAGATGGGTTGTCGACATATGTGGGTTCCactgtaatacaaaaaaaaaaaactggtgccaccacatacatacatacaggagaAGTTGAAATGTACCGCTGCTTTCCCACTGCTTGGTTTGGATCCAAACTGCTCTAAAACTGACCAGTGGGACTCTTGCTTTTTAATGGGCGAGACATTTCGCATAGGACTAAACGTCACTGGGTCAATTTTCGTATAGCAAATCCAAGGGGGGGAAGCCCTGGATTGCTTGGCAGCTGGTTGCGGGATTTGTTCCTCTGGCAGGGCCTTTGGCTTGTGAAAAGCAGAGTGTGACATTAGATTACACGTCTATGGATGCGCAGAATAAATCACCAAGTACAGCACACCCCAACAGATGATCTTAAAGATGTAAAACTTTTTTCTGAAGTTGGCCCAGGTCATGGCTCATGTTCCTCGGACACCAGAATAAAAAGGAGGACAAAAAGAGAAGCTCCACTCCTGCGATATGTCGCGTTGGCCAATTGTGTCAATCAAAATAAACTAATGCCAGTACGAGTAGAGATCACTCAAAAGCCAACCAATTAGTTTAACCTCTAAAATCAGGGGTGTTCAAAGCACAACCTGGGTAGCATTTGTGCTTTGCAGCCCGTTTTTGATTGGCCAGTAACACACTAGAGACAAAATTAAACACGGCCACCATGAGAACATCACACAAAAACAAAGAGCATTTGGAAATGTCTCAATCTTTCAGGTGATTTTTGGGCGTCCTGTTTTGGAGaaaatataaacaattttttGTCAAAACTTGCTCATAACAACATGCAGGTTTTGGTTTTGTTAGTATTTGGGATGGAATGGTTTATGAAAAAAATTGAAACCATTCAGTTGACCTGACACTTTGTGTGTTGTTCTGATGTTTTTTCTTTGTTATGAATTAGTTTGGAGCGGAGAACCCTATTAATTCCACGTTAACGAAAATGTAGACAGAATCACAGTAATggccaataaaaacagaatcTACTATTATGAGTAGAAAGTGATGGAAACGGGCGTAATATGACTGAAATGCTGTTATTGTGATGATAAACAATGTTTGTTACACAGATCTCTACGTGGCCACCTCCAACGCAAGTGTGCGAAAAATAACTACGAAACTCATCTAAAGAGCAAAAGAGTTCTCAAATTACTtttctttgcatcagttgatatgcttttttacaaatgttaAGACTACTTGTCGTCCAAAAGCCTAGTGAAAGGCACAGGAAAAACACCATGCTGCTGCTAATGCTAGACAGCTGTTGTAGTCGACGCAGCACACGATGCCAGGGATTGTAATAGACACAGACATGATTTGTGTGTGGTCACCTAATGATAGCGATTCAGCAAAATTTAGCTACTAATGCTCGCTATCgatgaatgtacagtatattccaTCATGACAAACTGACTGCAAATCGTAGTCACTTTACCTCAAACCGATGAAcaatttttattaaatataattagTAACATGCTgtcgttcttgttatattttttgggtttaaaaatgtaactgagCAAGTTACACACAGCCCCTTTAATGATAACTTGGACTGGTAAAACTATAGTTTGgtgttgaaataataataataataataataataataataataataataacattaataataataagaaatgcagaggacacacatttcaccacacctagtgtgtgtgtgacaatcattggtactttaacttaactgtcTGTGTTTTTATAATGTTATACTTTGTATTTATACGTTTTCTTCTATTCTATTTATGTGGGCAGTTAAGGAGCTGCTCTTCAACTCTCATTATACACAGGATAATGACAATAAAGGCTTTCTTTTCTATTCTAATGATGCATCCTTCTGTGTGCTTTATTTTACTAACTTAAAGCAGTTATTGGTACATTATGTTAAAATAATATGCTTTGACTTGAAAATGCTGGGCAAAATTGTCCAATGATGTACAAATgtaaggatttttgcatttaattcaaGTGTTGGAGCTGTAAGAGCCATTTTAGGTTTTATTTTATCAGATATTTTTGTAACAACTGAAAACTGGTAATGGTGCATTAATGCGATATATGGTTTTCTGCAGTGTAAAAAAGCACGACAGggtacaagaaaccaaaaactgtgACAACAAAACAGTAAAAAGATCCAAACCATGGATTTTGTGAACTCTTGCACTCCAAGTTAGTATGGCAAAGCCCTCAAAAATGTGTCACCTAGCTGAGATGTCGGTCGTTTTTTTCTGTAGAAATATTTAATAGCTCAGAATATCCTGACCCATATTGGCTTGCTTAGCGTGTTCAATGAATTCaaacatgaataataatatagtgCCTCCTCACACCGTTTAAATTCCCTACTTTGTGGAATAAGTTTGGACATCCCCTTCTTTAAACCCTTAGCCACTTTAAAATATATCCCTAATAAATAAGGTTTGTATGTGCGTCTACAAGCTCTACATGGATTATCTTGTTATCAAAGTGAAGAGGAGAAAAAAGGTTATGTTTAGCATTTAGCAGACACTGTATTCGTCCATATTGAGCAATTACCATAGCAACACAGACGACGCAGCAGTCCAGCAGTTTTTAAAGGGCTGAATAAGTGATAAGCCCAGAACTACCTGAATGGGCCAAGATGAGTCTGCCAAAGGCTCAGCCCGAGCAGGACTTTCCAACCTGTTGCAAACATTTCGGTTGGACTCCAATGTGACCTGATGATTTATTACAGGCCTGAGATCCTCAAGCAGTATTTGCTGGGAGAGAGAGAAGAAGAGTAAGGAGAAAACGAGCGAAAAGAACACTGCATTGAAGAGTGGAGTtggatattaaaaacaatataaattgtGTGGGATGGAAAAAACGTTAAGACAGACAAAAAGGTCACTTAGGTGAACCATGTCCTTCGAAACAGCAGGAGGAGCTGCTCACTCAAAATCACACATCACAGCACACACAGTACACATTACAAGGAGGGAAGCAAACATTACTTATTTTTCAGAGAAATCCCCTTTAAATTCGTCAAATTAAGCTTTCCACAAAACTAAAGATGTAAAGAAATAGATATTGCGTTGCTCTGAAACAGACATCGTGGTAAGAGAACGAAAAGTCAGCAGTGAAAAGAATCCACCATGGCTAATCCACATCATGTGCTTTAAGTCTGACATACAGAAAAACACAGTTTGCAAATGAACATGCAGCCTTGCActgagtaaaattaacttttcTTCCTTTCCAAGTGAGGGCACATTATAATGAAACCCAGCCGTGTTCCATGCTGCTGATATTAGTGGAAACTCAGTTTTTGTAAGGTTATACCTAATTAGCAGATAAACAGCTTTGTTACAGTGCGGCTATGCATCGTACCAGTTTTCATACACTTATGGGATTGAAAGACAAATCAATTATGGGCCCTTAGTAATTGATTTTAACCATTCTTTTCTGCAGAGTGAAATGACTATACAACATCAGTGATTTTTACGTATCGCCTTAACCAGATGCTTTTTGTAGCCATGAACAGGCTTCTGGCATAATTTCTTGCACAATATCTGACCACTCCTTTTGGCAGTATTGGGGGTTTCCTGAGATGAACCCTGCTTTTGAGCATAGTCCACAAATAATTTTATGAGACGagatcattgtcctgttgaaacactCGAGGGGTGCTTAAGATTCAGCCGAACAGCTGTAGATTTTAAGTGAAGTTGAAGATTAGGGAGGTCACCCGTTTTATTGATACTATACTCTCTGTGCAGTAATTAGTTGCCCACATTGGAGTGTATGGGAATTTCTGACAAGAAGGTATGTACCGCGGACCCAGTTTAGTCTGACGTATATGGGTGTCGCTGTAAACAAGACCAAAAATAGCCGTTGCCTGTAAGTTTACTCTTGACATACACTAGAGGTGTAAGGAGAAGGGgcaataaatattgttttaaccTAGAGCAGTTGACTTAATTTGTCGTTTGCAAATTGGCCAAAGTTAAAATTTTTTcaactaaaaaaaataagaacACCAGCAGTTAGCTTATGTTATCAATAGTGGTTTATAAGAACTTATTTGCTTTAGAAATGTCTATATCTTTCACAATTAGAAGTTAAACACTTCCCCGTAGACCGAAATCAGTGTTGGCTTGGATTGGCCTTAATTTTGTGTGTCTATGACACGCGTATGCCCACCCAGATAGGAGATATTTCCGAATGACAGAATTAAAAAACAGATGCAATACACCATAAATCAGGTGGCGGGTCGTTATGCTTTTTCTCTGTGCGCGTGCATATATGGGGTTACAATGATCCAATGTAAGAACCTTCTAAGTAATGTATCTACCTAACTGTGACATACAGCAGCTTTAACACAAGAGgacattaatttaattaattaaaataattttttatagaAATTACCTATTTGGGTCTCAAATTTTATGTTGACAAAAGCAGTCGACCATGTATGTCAACATAGGCTTAAGCGAGCACTTGATGATTTGTTCGACTTAAATGGGTTTGCTTTTCTGCACTCAGAGGGGACCAGAAAACTGAATGAAAAGGCTAAATGTGACAAGTGTTTTCTAGCTTGTATTGCGATTAATTTTACTTCATACTTGGCCTATAAGTATGTAATAGGTCTTGACTGTTAAACTCTAGAGCTACTATGAAATACAATAAACGtcatatgaataaatataatcaATATGTAAAGTATACCGAGTGGTGGTATTTtaggtaccggttcctaattgggtcagTCCATGAAAATTCTAGACTAATGATACAGCTATCGGTACTTTTTTTTATCCATCTGAccgtcgtaattatgacacgcgCGCTGTCACATTCATTCAGGTGCCGCtgcaaagcattaaaaaaaacacacggcGAAACAGCCAATCAAAGTCTAACTTTTAACCGCCCAACTTCCAGGTTTGCAAAAGTAAACAGAATCATAGATTTACGTGTCATCGGAATAGCGGGTGGAATCAATGTTCGCTAAAAAGCAGAATCTATATGCGAAAAGTCGTGAAAATTGTCGTAATGTGACTGAGTTGCTGTCATTGAGAGGAAAAGGGGAAACACACAACTTGAGAAACACTT encodes:
- the tmpoa gene encoding thymopoietin a isoform X2, with amino-acid sequence MPFVDDPSVFTKDKLKSELLAHNVELPSGNQAKDVYVQLYLKNLTAQNKKHVAAITSDAFSSDEELPPPVVSNRSRSSGKKAPRKTEKVPVELDVTTLTDEDLREELIKHGVHAGPIVASTRQLYEKKLQKLLNGGSAQEGITKIVVTEIQITHNGNSESELYSDKEDDVIVEEPEPEPVPVVEKPVRSRGKTPITTRTRSSQYKTQILLEDLRPVINHQVTLESNRNVCNRLESPARAEPLADSSWPIQPKALPEEQIPQPAAKQSRASPPWICYTKIDPVTFSPMRNVSPIKKQESHWSVLEQFGSKPSSGKAAVEKIAASDQTPKVDEKDVLKELFPNDINSSLGFTATCRRPIRGAAGRPVTSRDLLNDENSYFSSKTAQILSNSTSSSYTENRIINRVSSVPTFSPNLLPSTTKLLSAMPPAAPTKVARPGMALWKKMLLLVIGAAFLFFVYQAMETNSINPFSAESSEVVSGSKA
- the tmpoa gene encoding thymopoietin a isoform X1, translated to MPFVDDPSVFTKDKLKSELLAHNVELPSGNQAKDVYVQLYLKNLTAQNKKHVAAITSDAFSSDEELPPPVVSNRSRSSGKKAPRKTEKVPVELDVTTLTDEDLREELIKHGVHAGPIVASTRQLYEKKLQKLLNGGSAQEGITKIVVTEIQITHNGNSESELYSDKEDDVIVEEPEPEPVPVVEKPVRSRGKTPITTRTRSSQYKTQILLEDLRPVINHQVTLESNRNVCNRLESPARAEPLADSSWPIQPKALPEEQIPQPAAKQSRASPPWICYTKIDPVTFSPMRNVSPIKKQESHWSVLEQFGSKPSSGKAAVACDPPDDLTYIRRPQEITNLMSTRSLEKRSCALPLSNEMLVRQVEKIAASDQTPKVDEKDVLKELFPNDINSSLGFTATCRRPIRGAAGRPVTSRDLLNDENSYFSSKTAQILSNSTSSSYTENRIINRVSSVPTFSPNLLPSTTKLLSAMPPAAPTKVARPGMALWKKMLLLVIGAAFLFFVYQAMETNSINPFSAESSEVVSGSKA
- the tmpoa gene encoding thymopoietin a isoform X4, with amino-acid sequence MPFVDDPSVFTKDKLKSELLAHNVELPSGNQAKDVYVQLYLKNLTAQNKKHVAAITSDAFSSDEELPPPVVSNRSRSSGKKAPRKTEKVPVELDVTTLTDEDLREELIKHGVHAGPIVASTRQLYEKKLQKLLNGGSAQEGITKIVVTEIQITHNGNSESELYSDKEDDVIVEEPEPEPVPVVEKPVRSRGKTPITTRTRSSQYKTQILLEDLRPVINHQVTLESNRNVCNRLESPARAEPLADSSWPIQVEKIAASDQTPKVDEKDVLKELFPNDINSSLGFTATCRRPIRGAAGRPVTSRDLLNDENSYFSSKTAQILSNSTSSSYTENRIINRVSSVPTFSPNLLPSTTKLLSAMPPAAPTKVARPGMALWKKMLLLVIGAAFLFFVYQAMETNSINPFSAESSEVVSGSKA
- the tmpoa gene encoding thymopoietin a isoform X3 is translated as MPFVDDPSVFTKDKLKSELLAHNVELPSGNQAKDVYVQLYLKNLTAQNKKHVAAITSDAFSSDEELPPPVVSNRSRSSGKKAPRKTEKVPVELDVTTLTDEDLREELIKHGVHAGPIVASTRQLYEKKLQKLLNGGSAQEGITKIVVTEIQITHNGNSESELYSDKEDDVIVEEPEPEPVPVVEKPVRSRGKTPITTRTRSSQYKTPKALPEEQIPQPAAKQSRASPPWICYTKIDPVTFSPMRNVSPIKKQESHWSVLEQFGSKPSSGKAAVACDPPDDLTYIRRPQEITNLMSTRSLEKRSCALPLSNEMLVRQVEKIAASDQTPKVDEKDVLKELFPNDINSSLGFTATCRRPIRGAAGRPVTSRDLLNDENSYFSSKTAQILSNSTSSSYTENRIINRVSSVPTFSPNLLPSTTKLLSAMPPAAPTKVARPGMALWKKMLLLVIGAAFLFFVYQAMETNSINPFSAESSEVVSGSKA